Proteins co-encoded in one Myotis daubentonii chromosome 8, mMyoDau2.1, whole genome shotgun sequence genomic window:
- the LOC132239563 gene encoding copine-1 isoform X5, giving the protein MAHCVTLVQLSISCDHLIDKDIGSKSDPLCVLLQDVGGGNWAELGRTERVRNCSSPEFSKTLQLEYHFETVQKLRFGIYDIDNKTPELGDDDFLGGAECSLGQIVSSQVLTLPLMLKPGKPAGLGTITVSAQELKDSRVVTMEVEARNLDKKDFLGKSDPFLEFFRQGDGKWQLTYRSEVIKNNLNPTWKRFSVPLQHFCGGDPSTHIQVRCSDYDSDGSHDLIGTFHTSLAQLQAAPVEFECIHPEKQQKKKSYKNSGTIRVKNCQVETEYSFLDYVMGGCQINFTVGVDFTGSNGDPSSPDSLHYLSPTGVNEYLTALWSVGCVVQDYDSDKMFPAFGFGAQVPPDWQVSHEFALNFNPSNPYCTGIQGIVDAYRQALPQVRLYGPTNFAPIINHVARFAAQAAHQRTASQYFVLLLLTDGAVTDVEATREAVVRASHLPMSVIIVGVGGADFEAMEQLDADGGPLRTRSGEGAARDIVQFVPYRRFQNAPREALAQTVLAEVPGQLVSYFKAQGWAPCKPLPLPVKDPAQAPQP; this is encoded by the exons ATGgcccactgtgtgaccttggttcAGCTGTCCATTTCCTGTGACCACCTCATTGACAAGGACATTGGCTCCAAGTCTGACCCACTCTGCGTCCTTTTACAGGATGTGGGAGGAGGCAACTGGGCTGAG CTTGGCCGGACTGAGCGAGTACGGAACTGCTCGAGCCCCGAGTTCTCCAAAACTCTGCAGCTTGAGTACCACTTTGAAACAGTCCAGAAGCTCCGGTTTGGCATCTATGACATAGACAACAAGACACCTGAGCTGGGGGATGATGACTTCCTGGGAGGGGCTGAGTGTTCCCTAGGACAG ATTGTGTCCAGCCAGGTATTAACTCTACCCTTGATGCTGAAGCCTGGAAAACCTGCTGGGCTGGGGACCATCACG GTCTCAGCTCAGGAGTTGAAGGATAGTCGTGTAGTAACCATGGAGGTGGAGGCCAGAAACCTAGATAAGAAG GACTTCCTGGGGAAATCAGATCCATTCTTGGAGTTCTTCCGCCAGGGTGATGGGAAATGGCAACTGACATACAGATCTGAG GTAATCAAGAACAACCTGAACCCTACATGGAAGCGCTTCTCTGTTCCCCTTCAGCATTTCTGTGGGGGAGACCCCAGCACACACATTCAG gtgCGATGCTCAGACTATGACAGTGATGGTTCACATGATCTCATTGGTACCTTCCACACCAGCTTGGCCCAGCTGCAAGCAGCCCCG GTTGAGTTTGAATGCATCCACCCTGAGaaacagcagaaaaagaaaagctacaaGAACTCTGGAACTATCCGTGTCAAGAATTGCCAG GTAGAAACAGAGTATTCATTCCTGGACTATGTGATGGGAGGCTGTCAAATCAACTTTACT GTGGGCGTGGATTTCACAGGCTCCAATGGAGACCCCTCTTCACCGGACTCCCTGCACTACCTGAGCCCAACAGGGGTCAACGAATACTTGACAGCACTCTGGAGTGTGGGCTGCGTGGTTCAGGACTATGACTC GGACAAGATGTTCCCCGCATTTGGATTTGGGGCCCAGGTGCCTCCTGACTGGCAG GTCTCCCATGAATTTGCCTTGAACTTCAACCCCAGTAACCCCTACTGTACAG GTATCCAGGGTATTGTGGATGCCTACCGTCAAGCCCTGCCCCAAGTTCGCCTCTATGGCCCCACCAATTTTGCACCCATCATCAACCACGTAGCCAGGTTTGCAGCTCAGGCTGCACATCAGAGGACTGCCTCG CAATACTTCGTGCTGTTGCTGCTAACTGATGGTGCTGTGACTGATGTGGAGGCCACACGTGAGGCTGTAGTTCGTGCCTCTCACCTGCCCATGTCAGTGATCATTGTGGGTGTGGGTGGTGCTGACTTCGAGGCCATGGAGCAGCTGGATGCTGATGGTGGACCCCTGCGTACACGTTCCGGGGAGGGAGCTGCCCGTGACATAGTGCAGTTTGTGCCTTACCGCCGCTTTCAGAAT GCTCCTCGGGAGGCATTGGCACAGACTGTGCTTGCAGAAGTACCTGGACAACTGGTCTCCTACTTCAAGGCCCAAGGTTGGGCCCCCTGCAAGCCGCTTCCACTCCCAGTCAAGGATCCTGCACAGGCCCCTCAGCCCTAG
- the LOC132239563 gene encoding copine-1 isoform X4, whose product MKMMHMAHCVTLVQLSISCDHLIDKDIGSKSDPLCVLLQDVGGGNWAELGRTERVRNCSSPEFSKTLQLEYHFETVQKLRFGIYDIDNKTPELGDDDFLGGAECSLGQIVSSQVLTLPLMLKPGKPAGLGTITVSAQELKDSRVVTMEVEARNLDKKDFLGKSDPFLEFFRQGDGKWQLTYRSEVIKNNLNPTWKRFSVPLQHFCGGDPSTHIQVRCSDYDSDGSHDLIGTFHTSLAQLQAAPVEFECIHPEKQQKKKSYKNSGTIRVKNCQVETEYSFLDYVMGGCQINFTVGVDFTGSNGDPSSPDSLHYLSPTGVNEYLTALWSVGCVVQDYDSDKMFPAFGFGAQVPPDWQVSHEFALNFNPSNPYCTGIQGIVDAYRQALPQVRLYGPTNFAPIINHVARFAAQAAHQRTASQYFVLLLLTDGAVTDVEATREAVVRASHLPMSVIIVGVGGADFEAMEQLDADGGPLRTRSGEGAARDIVQFVPYRRFQNAPREALAQTVLAEVPGQLVSYFKAQGWAPCKPLPLPVKDPAQAPQP is encoded by the exons ATGAAGATGATGCAC ATGgcccactgtgtgaccttggttcAGCTGTCCATTTCCTGTGACCACCTCATTGACAAGGACATTGGCTCCAAGTCTGACCCACTCTGCGTCCTTTTACAGGATGTGGGAGGAGGCAACTGGGCTGAG CTTGGCCGGACTGAGCGAGTACGGAACTGCTCGAGCCCCGAGTTCTCCAAAACTCTGCAGCTTGAGTACCACTTTGAAACAGTCCAGAAGCTCCGGTTTGGCATCTATGACATAGACAACAAGACACCTGAGCTGGGGGATGATGACTTCCTGGGAGGGGCTGAGTGTTCCCTAGGACAG ATTGTGTCCAGCCAGGTATTAACTCTACCCTTGATGCTGAAGCCTGGAAAACCTGCTGGGCTGGGGACCATCACG GTCTCAGCTCAGGAGTTGAAGGATAGTCGTGTAGTAACCATGGAGGTGGAGGCCAGAAACCTAGATAAGAAG GACTTCCTGGGGAAATCAGATCCATTCTTGGAGTTCTTCCGCCAGGGTGATGGGAAATGGCAACTGACATACAGATCTGAG GTAATCAAGAACAACCTGAACCCTACATGGAAGCGCTTCTCTGTTCCCCTTCAGCATTTCTGTGGGGGAGACCCCAGCACACACATTCAG gtgCGATGCTCAGACTATGACAGTGATGGTTCACATGATCTCATTGGTACCTTCCACACCAGCTTGGCCCAGCTGCAAGCAGCCCCG GTTGAGTTTGAATGCATCCACCCTGAGaaacagcagaaaaagaaaagctacaaGAACTCTGGAACTATCCGTGTCAAGAATTGCCAG GTAGAAACAGAGTATTCATTCCTGGACTATGTGATGGGAGGCTGTCAAATCAACTTTACT GTGGGCGTGGATTTCACAGGCTCCAATGGAGACCCCTCTTCACCGGACTCCCTGCACTACCTGAGCCCAACAGGGGTCAACGAATACTTGACAGCACTCTGGAGTGTGGGCTGCGTGGTTCAGGACTATGACTC GGACAAGATGTTCCCCGCATTTGGATTTGGGGCCCAGGTGCCTCCTGACTGGCAG GTCTCCCATGAATTTGCCTTGAACTTCAACCCCAGTAACCCCTACTGTACAG GTATCCAGGGTATTGTGGATGCCTACCGTCAAGCCCTGCCCCAAGTTCGCCTCTATGGCCCCACCAATTTTGCACCCATCATCAACCACGTAGCCAGGTTTGCAGCTCAGGCTGCACATCAGAGGACTGCCTCG CAATACTTCGTGCTGTTGCTGCTAACTGATGGTGCTGTGACTGATGTGGAGGCCACACGTGAGGCTGTAGTTCGTGCCTCTCACCTGCCCATGTCAGTGATCATTGTGGGTGTGGGTGGTGCTGACTTCGAGGCCATGGAGCAGCTGGATGCTGATGGTGGACCCCTGCGTACACGTTCCGGGGAGGGAGCTGCCCGTGACATAGTGCAGTTTGTGCCTTACCGCCGCTTTCAGAAT GCTCCTCGGGAGGCATTGGCACAGACTGTGCTTGCAGAAGTACCTGGACAACTGGTCTCCTACTTCAAGGCCCAAGGTTGGGCCCCCTGCAAGCCGCTTCCACTCCCAGTCAAGGATCCTGCACAGGCCCCTCAGCCCTAG
- the LOC132239563 gene encoding RNA-binding protein 12 isoform X3 encodes MPQPGPGLGRSPQPRCVWFQRSMAVVIRLQGLPIVAGTMDIRHFFSGLTIPDGGVHIVGGELGEAFIVFATDEDARLGMMRTGGTIKGSKVTLLLSSKTEMQNMIELSRRRFETANLDIPPANASRSGPPPSSGMSGRVNLPTTVPSFNNPSPSVVTATTSVHESNKNIQTFSTASIGTAPPNMGTSFGSPTFSSTISSTASPMNTVPPPPIPPIPAMPSLPPMPSIPPIPVPPPVPTLPPVPPVPPIPPVPSVPPLTPLPPMSGMPPLNPPPVAPLPAGMNGSGAPMNLNSNMNPVFLGPLNPVNPIQMTSQSSVKPLPINPDDLYVSVHGMPFSAMENDVRDFFHGLRVDAVHLLKDHVGRNNGNGLVKFLSPQDTFEALKRNRMLMIQRYVEVSPATERQWVAAGGHITFKQSIGPSGQTHPPPQTLPRSKSPNGQKRSRSRSPHEAGFCVYLKGLPFEAENKHVIDFFKKLDIVEDSIYIAYGPNGKATGEGFVEFRNEADYKAALCRHKQYMGNRFIQVHPITKKGMLEKIDMIRKRLQNFNYDQREMMLNPEGDVSSTKVCAHITNIPFSITKMDVLQFLEGIPVDENAVHVLVDNNGQGLGQALVQFKNEDDAHGPLCDLGSAVHFL; translated from the exons atgccccaaccagggcctgggctggggaggagcccgcaaccaag gtgtgtgtggtttCAGCGCAGCATGGCTGTGGTCATCCGTTTGCAAGGTCTCCCAATTGTGGCGGGGACCATGGACATTCGCCACTTCTTCTCTGGATTGACCATTCCTGATGGGGGCGTGCATATTGTAGGGGGTGAACTGGGTGAGGCTTTCATCGTTTTTGCCACTGATGAAGATGCAAGGCTTGGTATGATGCGCACAGGTGGTACAATTAAAGGGTCAAAAGTAACACTGTTGTTGAGTAGTAAAACGGAAATGCAGAATATGATTGAACTGAGTCGTAGGCGTTTTGAAACTGCCAACTTAGATATACCACCAGCAAATGCTAGTAGATCAGGACCACCACCTAGCTCAGGAATGAGTGGCAGGGTTAACTTGCCTACAACAGTACCCAGCTTTAATAATCCTTCACCCAGTGTAGTTACTGCCACCACTTCTGTTCAtgaaagcaacaaaaacataCAGACATTTTCCACAGCCAGCATAGGAACGGCTCCTCCAAATATGGGGACTTCATTTGGGAGCCCAACGTTTAGCTCAACCATTTCAAGTACAGCCTCTCCAATGAACACAGTCCCACCACCACCAATTCCTCCAATTCCAGCGATGCCATCTTTGCCACCAATGCCATCCATTCCCCCAATACCAGTTCCTCCTCCAGTACCTACTTTGCCTCCCGTGCCTCCAGTGCCCCCAATTCCCCCAGTCCCTTCTGTGCCACCCCTGACTCCACTGCCACCTATGTCGGGCATGCCGCCCTTAAACCCACCACCTGtggcacctctgcctgctggaaTGAATGGCTCTGGAGCACCTATGAATCTGAACAGTAACATGAACCCTGTGTTTCTGGGTCCATTGAATCCTGTTAACCCTATCCAGATGACTTCTCAAAGCAGTGTGAAACCACTTCCCATCAACCCTGATGATCTGTATGTCAGTGTGCATGGAATGCCCTTTTCTGCAATGGAAAATGATGTCAGAGATTTTTTTCATGGGCTCCGTGTTGATGCAGTGCATTTGTTGAAAGATCATGTAGGTCGAAATAATGGGAATGGATTGGTTAAGTTTCTCTCCCCTCAAGATACATTTGAAGCCTTGAAACGAAACAGGATGCTGATGATACAACGTTATGTGGAAGTTAGTCCTGCGACAGAGAGACAGTGGGTAGCTGCTGGAGGCCATATCACTTTTAAGCAAAGTATAGGACCCTCTGGACAAACCCATCCCCCTCCTCAGACACTTCCCAGGTCAAAATCGCCCAATGGGCAGAAAAGGTCAAGGTCAAGATCACCACATGAGGCTGGTTTTTGTGTTTACTTGAAAGGGCTACCATTTGAAGCTGAAAACAAAcatgtcattgatttttttaaaaagttggataTTGTGGAAGATAGTATTTATATCGCGTATGGACCCAATGGGAAAGCAACTGGTGAAGGCTTTGTGGAGTTCAGGAATGAGGCTGACTATAAGGCTGCTCTGTGTCGTCATAAACAATACATGGGCAATCGTTTTATTCAGGTTCATCCAATTACTAAGAAAGGTATGCTAGAAAAGATAGATATGATTAGAAAAAGACTCCAGAACTTCAATTATGACCAGAGAGAAATGATGTTAAATCCGGAGGGGGATGTCAGCTCTACCAAAGTCTGTGCTCACATAACAAATATTCCATTCAGCATTACCAAGATGGATGTTCTTCAGTTCCTAGAAGGAATCCCAGTGGATGAAAATGCTGTCCATGTTCTTGTTGATAACAATGGGCAAGGTCTAGGACAGGCATTGGTTCAGTTTAAAAATGAAGATGATGCAC ATGgcccactgtgtgaccttggttcAGCTGTCCATTTCCTGTGA
- the LOC132239563 gene encoding RNA-binding protein 12 isoform X2, translating into MAVVIRLQGLPIVAGTMDIRHFFSGLTIPDGGVHIVGGELGEAFIVFATDEDARLGMMRTGGTIKGSKVTLLLSSKTEMQNMIELSRRRFETANLDIPPANASRSGPPPSSGMSGRVNLPTTVPSFNNPSPSVVTATTSVHESNKNIQTFSTASIGTAPPNMGTSFGSPTFSSTISSTASPMNTVPPPPIPPIPAMPSLPPMPSIPPIPVPPPVPTLPPVPPVPPIPPVPSVPPLTPLPPMSGMPPLNPPPVAPLPAGMNGSGAPMNLNSNMNPVFLGPLNPVNPIQMTSQSSVKPLPINPDDLYVSVHGMPFSAMENDVRDFFHGLRVDAVHLLKDHVGRNNGNGLVKFLSPQDTFEALKRNRMLMIQRYVEVSPATERQWVAAGGHITFKQSIGPSGQTHPPPQTLPRSKSPNGQKRSRSRSPHEAGFCVYLKGLPFEAENKHVIDFFKKLDIVEDSIYIAYGPNGKATGEGFVEFRNEADYKAALCRHKQYMGNRFIQVHPITKKGMLEKIDMIRKRLQNFNYDQREMMLNPEGDVSSTKVCAHITNIPFSITKMDVLQFLEGIPVDENAVHVLVDNNGQGLGQALVQFKNEDDARKSERLHRKKLNGREAFVHVVTLEDMREIEKNPPAQGKKGLKMPVPGNPAVPGIPSAGVPSAGMPNAGMPSAAMPGAGMPGAGMPSAVMPSAGIPNSGMPNVGMPNAGMPSVGMPNSGMPNAGMPNAGMPNAGGEEHAFLTVGSKEANNGPPFNFPGNFGGPNAFGPPLPPPGLGGAFGDVRPGMPSVGNSGLPGLGLDVPGFGGGPNNLSGPGFGGGPQNFGNGPGSLGGPPGFGSGPPGLGNAPGHLSGPPAFGPGPGPGPGPIHIGGPPGFGSSSGKPGPTVIKVQNMPFTVSIDEILDFFYGYQVIPGSVCLKYNEKGMPTGEAMVAFESRDEATAAVIDLNDRPIGSRKVKLVLG; encoded by the coding sequence ATGGCTGTGGTCATCCGTTTGCAAGGTCTCCCAATTGTGGCGGGGACCATGGACATTCGCCACTTCTTCTCTGGATTGACCATTCCTGATGGGGGCGTGCATATTGTAGGGGGTGAACTGGGTGAGGCTTTCATCGTTTTTGCCACTGATGAAGATGCAAGGCTTGGTATGATGCGCACAGGTGGTACAATTAAAGGGTCAAAAGTAACACTGTTGTTGAGTAGTAAAACGGAAATGCAGAATATGATTGAACTGAGTCGTAGGCGTTTTGAAACTGCCAACTTAGATATACCACCAGCAAATGCTAGTAGATCAGGACCACCACCTAGCTCAGGAATGAGTGGCAGGGTTAACTTGCCTACAACAGTACCCAGCTTTAATAATCCTTCACCCAGTGTAGTTACTGCCACCACTTCTGTTCAtgaaagcaacaaaaacataCAGACATTTTCCACAGCCAGCATAGGAACGGCTCCTCCAAATATGGGGACTTCATTTGGGAGCCCAACGTTTAGCTCAACCATTTCAAGTACAGCCTCTCCAATGAACACAGTCCCACCACCACCAATTCCTCCAATTCCAGCGATGCCATCTTTGCCACCAATGCCATCCATTCCCCCAATACCAGTTCCTCCTCCAGTACCTACTTTGCCTCCCGTGCCTCCAGTGCCCCCAATTCCCCCAGTCCCTTCTGTGCCACCCCTGACTCCACTGCCACCTATGTCGGGCATGCCGCCCTTAAACCCACCACCTGtggcacctctgcctgctggaaTGAATGGCTCTGGAGCACCTATGAATCTGAACAGTAACATGAACCCTGTGTTTCTGGGTCCATTGAATCCTGTTAACCCTATCCAGATGACTTCTCAAAGCAGTGTGAAACCACTTCCCATCAACCCTGATGATCTGTATGTCAGTGTGCATGGAATGCCCTTTTCTGCAATGGAAAATGATGTCAGAGATTTTTTTCATGGGCTCCGTGTTGATGCAGTGCATTTGTTGAAAGATCATGTAGGTCGAAATAATGGGAATGGATTGGTTAAGTTTCTCTCCCCTCAAGATACATTTGAAGCCTTGAAACGAAACAGGATGCTGATGATACAACGTTATGTGGAAGTTAGTCCTGCGACAGAGAGACAGTGGGTAGCTGCTGGAGGCCATATCACTTTTAAGCAAAGTATAGGACCCTCTGGACAAACCCATCCCCCTCCTCAGACACTTCCCAGGTCAAAATCGCCCAATGGGCAGAAAAGGTCAAGGTCAAGATCACCACATGAGGCTGGTTTTTGTGTTTACTTGAAAGGGCTACCATTTGAAGCTGAAAACAAAcatgtcattgatttttttaaaaagttggataTTGTGGAAGATAGTATTTATATCGCGTATGGACCCAATGGGAAAGCAACTGGTGAAGGCTTTGTGGAGTTCAGGAATGAGGCTGACTATAAGGCTGCTCTGTGTCGTCATAAACAATACATGGGCAATCGTTTTATTCAGGTTCATCCAATTACTAAGAAAGGTATGCTAGAAAAGATAGATATGATTAGAAAAAGACTCCAGAACTTCAATTATGACCAGAGAGAAATGATGTTAAATCCGGAGGGGGATGTCAGCTCTACCAAAGTCTGTGCTCACATAACAAATATTCCATTCAGCATTACCAAGATGGATGTTCTTCAGTTCCTAGAAGGAATCCCAGTGGATGAAAATGCTGTCCATGTTCTTGTTGATAACAATGGGCAAGGTCTAGGACAGGCATTGGTTCAGTTTAAAAATGAAGATGATGCACGTAAGTCTGAACGCTTGCACCGTAAAAAACTTAATGGGCGAGAAGCTTTTGTTCATGTAGTTACTCTAGAAGATATGAGAGAGATTGAGAAAAATCCCCCTGCCCAAGGAAAAAAGGGGTTAAAGATGCCTGTGCCAGGTAATCCTGCAGTTCCAGGAATCCCAAGTGCTGGAGTGCCTAGTGCCGGAATGCCCAATGCAGGAATGCCCAGTGCTGCAATGCCCGGTGCTGGAATGCCCGGTGCTGGAATGCCCAGTGCCGTAATGCCTAGTGCTGGAATACCCAATTCGGGAATGCCCAATGTGGGGATGCCCAATGCGGGGATGCCAAGTGTGGGGATGCCCAATTCGGGGATGCCCAACGCGGGAATGCCCAATGCAGGAATGCCTAATGCAGGAGGTGAAGAGCATGCCTTCCTGACTGTAGGATCTAAGGAGGCCAATAACGGGCCTCCATTTAATTTTCCTGGTAATTTTGGTGGGCCAAATGCCTTTGGACCACCACTGCCTCCTCCAGGATTAGGAGGAGCCTTTGGTGATGTTAGGCCTGGTATGCCTTCAGTTGGAAATAGTGGTTTGCCTGGTCTGGGACTGGATGTTCCAGGTTTTGGAGGTGGACCAAATAATTTAAGTGGGCCAGGATTTGGAGGGGGTCCTCAGAATTTTGGAAATGGCCCTGGTAGCTTAGGTGGTCCCCCAGGCTTTGGAAGTGGCCCTCCGGGTCTTGGAAATGCCCCAGGCCATTTGAGTGGACCACCAGCCTTTGGGCCtgggcccgggcccgggcctGGTCCAATCCACATTGGTGGTCCCCCTGGCTTTGGATCTAGTTCTGGAAAACCAGGACCTACAGTAATTAAAGTGCAGAACATGCCCTTTACTGTGTCTATTGATGAgattttagatttcttttatgGCTATCAAGTGATCCCAGGCTCAGTTTGtttaaaatacaatgaaaaaggTATGCCTACAGGAGAAGCCATGGTGGCCTTTGAATCTCGGGATGAAGCCACAGCTGCTGTCATTGATTTGAATGACAGACCTATAGGCTCAAGGAAAGTAAAACTTGTATTAGGATAG
- the LOC132239563 gene encoding RNA-binding protein 12 isoform X1, which translates to MPQPGPGLGRSPQPRCVWFQRSMAVVIRLQGLPIVAGTMDIRHFFSGLTIPDGGVHIVGGELGEAFIVFATDEDARLGMMRTGGTIKGSKVTLLLSSKTEMQNMIELSRRRFETANLDIPPANASRSGPPPSSGMSGRVNLPTTVPSFNNPSPSVVTATTSVHESNKNIQTFSTASIGTAPPNMGTSFGSPTFSSTISSTASPMNTVPPPPIPPIPAMPSLPPMPSIPPIPVPPPVPTLPPVPPVPPIPPVPSVPPLTPLPPMSGMPPLNPPPVAPLPAGMNGSGAPMNLNSNMNPVFLGPLNPVNPIQMTSQSSVKPLPINPDDLYVSVHGMPFSAMENDVRDFFHGLRVDAVHLLKDHVGRNNGNGLVKFLSPQDTFEALKRNRMLMIQRYVEVSPATERQWVAAGGHITFKQSIGPSGQTHPPPQTLPRSKSPNGQKRSRSRSPHEAGFCVYLKGLPFEAENKHVIDFFKKLDIVEDSIYIAYGPNGKATGEGFVEFRNEADYKAALCRHKQYMGNRFIQVHPITKKGMLEKIDMIRKRLQNFNYDQREMMLNPEGDVSSTKVCAHITNIPFSITKMDVLQFLEGIPVDENAVHVLVDNNGQGLGQALVQFKNEDDARKSERLHRKKLNGREAFVHVVTLEDMREIEKNPPAQGKKGLKMPVPGNPAVPGIPSAGVPSAGMPNAGMPSAAMPGAGMPGAGMPSAVMPSAGIPNSGMPNVGMPNAGMPSVGMPNSGMPNAGMPNAGMPNAGGEEHAFLTVGSKEANNGPPFNFPGNFGGPNAFGPPLPPPGLGGAFGDVRPGMPSVGNSGLPGLGLDVPGFGGGPNNLSGPGFGGGPQNFGNGPGSLGGPPGFGSGPPGLGNAPGHLSGPPAFGPGPGPGPGPIHIGGPPGFGSSSGKPGPTVIKVQNMPFTVSIDEILDFFYGYQVIPGSVCLKYNEKGMPTGEAMVAFESRDEATAAVIDLNDRPIGSRKVKLVLG; encoded by the exons atgccccaaccagggcctgggctggggaggagcccgcaaccaag gtgtgtgtggtttCAGCGCAGCATGGCTGTGGTCATCCGTTTGCAAGGTCTCCCAATTGTGGCGGGGACCATGGACATTCGCCACTTCTTCTCTGGATTGACCATTCCTGATGGGGGCGTGCATATTGTAGGGGGTGAACTGGGTGAGGCTTTCATCGTTTTTGCCACTGATGAAGATGCAAGGCTTGGTATGATGCGCACAGGTGGTACAATTAAAGGGTCAAAAGTAACACTGTTGTTGAGTAGTAAAACGGAAATGCAGAATATGATTGAACTGAGTCGTAGGCGTTTTGAAACTGCCAACTTAGATATACCACCAGCAAATGCTAGTAGATCAGGACCACCACCTAGCTCAGGAATGAGTGGCAGGGTTAACTTGCCTACAACAGTACCCAGCTTTAATAATCCTTCACCCAGTGTAGTTACTGCCACCACTTCTGTTCAtgaaagcaacaaaaacataCAGACATTTTCCACAGCCAGCATAGGAACGGCTCCTCCAAATATGGGGACTTCATTTGGGAGCCCAACGTTTAGCTCAACCATTTCAAGTACAGCCTCTCCAATGAACACAGTCCCACCACCACCAATTCCTCCAATTCCAGCGATGCCATCTTTGCCACCAATGCCATCCATTCCCCCAATACCAGTTCCTCCTCCAGTACCTACTTTGCCTCCCGTGCCTCCAGTGCCCCCAATTCCCCCAGTCCCTTCTGTGCCACCCCTGACTCCACTGCCACCTATGTCGGGCATGCCGCCCTTAAACCCACCACCTGtggcacctctgcctgctggaaTGAATGGCTCTGGAGCACCTATGAATCTGAACAGTAACATGAACCCTGTGTTTCTGGGTCCATTGAATCCTGTTAACCCTATCCAGATGACTTCTCAAAGCAGTGTGAAACCACTTCCCATCAACCCTGATGATCTGTATGTCAGTGTGCATGGAATGCCCTTTTCTGCAATGGAAAATGATGTCAGAGATTTTTTTCATGGGCTCCGTGTTGATGCAGTGCATTTGTTGAAAGATCATGTAGGTCGAAATAATGGGAATGGATTGGTTAAGTTTCTCTCCCCTCAAGATACATTTGAAGCCTTGAAACGAAACAGGATGCTGATGATACAACGTTATGTGGAAGTTAGTCCTGCGACAGAGAGACAGTGGGTAGCTGCTGGAGGCCATATCACTTTTAAGCAAAGTATAGGACCCTCTGGACAAACCCATCCCCCTCCTCAGACACTTCCCAGGTCAAAATCGCCCAATGGGCAGAAAAGGTCAAGGTCAAGATCACCACATGAGGCTGGTTTTTGTGTTTACTTGAAAGGGCTACCATTTGAAGCTGAAAACAAAcatgtcattgatttttttaaaaagttggataTTGTGGAAGATAGTATTTATATCGCGTATGGACCCAATGGGAAAGCAACTGGTGAAGGCTTTGTGGAGTTCAGGAATGAGGCTGACTATAAGGCTGCTCTGTGTCGTCATAAACAATACATGGGCAATCGTTTTATTCAGGTTCATCCAATTACTAAGAAAGGTATGCTAGAAAAGATAGATATGATTAGAAAAAGACTCCAGAACTTCAATTATGACCAGAGAGAAATGATGTTAAATCCGGAGGGGGATGTCAGCTCTACCAAAGTCTGTGCTCACATAACAAATATTCCATTCAGCATTACCAAGATGGATGTTCTTCAGTTCCTAGAAGGAATCCCAGTGGATGAAAATGCTGTCCATGTTCTTGTTGATAACAATGGGCAAGGTCTAGGACAGGCATTGGTTCAGTTTAAAAATGAAGATGATGCACGTAAGTCTGAACGCTTGCACCGTAAAAAACTTAATGGGCGAGAAGCTTTTGTTCATGTAGTTACTCTAGAAGATATGAGAGAGATTGAGAAAAATCCCCCTGCCCAAGGAAAAAAGGGGTTAAAGATGCCTGTGCCAGGTAATCCTGCAGTTCCAGGAATCCCAAGTGCTGGAGTGCCTAGTGCCGGAATGCCCAATGCAGGAATGCCCAGTGCTGCAATGCCCGGTGCTGGAATGCCCGGTGCTGGAATGCCCAGTGCCGTAATGCCTAGTGCTGGAATACCCAATTCGGGAATGCCCAATGTGGGGATGCCCAATGCGGGGATGCCAAGTGTGGGGATGCCCAATTCGGGGATGCCCAACGCGGGAATGCCCAATGCAGGAATGCCTAATGCAGGAGGTGAAGAGCATGCCTTCCTGACTGTAGGATCTAAGGAGGCCAATAACGGGCCTCCATTTAATTTTCCTGGTAATTTTGGTGGGCCAAATGCCTTTGGACCACCACTGCCTCCTCCAGGATTAGGAGGAGCCTTTGGTGATGTTAGGCCTGGTATGCCTTCAGTTGGAAATAGTGGTTTGCCTGGTCTGGGACTGGATGTTCCAGGTTTTGGAGGTGGACCAAATAATTTAAGTGGGCCAGGATTTGGAGGGGGTCCTCAGAATTTTGGAAATGGCCCTGGTAGCTTAGGTGGTCCCCCAGGCTTTGGAAGTGGCCCTCCGGGTCTTGGAAATGCCCCAGGCCATTTGAGTGGACCACCAGCCTTTGGGCCtgggcccgggcccgggcctGGTCCAATCCACATTGGTGGTCCCCCTGGCTTTGGATCTAGTTCTGGAAAACCAGGACCTACAGTAATTAAAGTGCAGAACATGCCCTTTACTGTGTCTATTGATGAgattttagatttcttttatgGCTATCAAGTGATCCCAGGCTCAGTTTGtttaaaatacaatgaaaaaggTATGCCTACAGGAGAAGCCATGGTGGCCTTTGAATCTCGGGATGAAGCCACAGCTGCTGTCATTGATTTGAATGACAGACCTATAGGCTCAAGGAAAGTAAAACTTGTATTAGGATAG